The DNA segment ttatctaacacatgatccaccactatcttcatcaattgagactgttgatcagtgtcagatgatgtaaacgtgacatcaatactttctggtagattgactgacgactccgactcccactgtaagtttatagcctttttgactctttcatcatttggatttctagtcAAATATCTATTTTCTagtgggggtggacacttgttgtaactgacaccttgtttcttaccagatgtcgtcttttcagtgtctttcttatttttagtctttttcactagagtcttttcttcaatcttttcttctgaaactttcttttcttcgGTTACATCATTGTCCTCAAATGCCTTTAAGCTTTCAGCTGTcgggtaaatcctgtcaatgacataagacgaacatgagtaacttttcaacaaacgattaactctctcAGTTTCAATCCTCTGAAGttccagtttctgttcaagagcagcacacttctcgatatagttgttcacaactttctgcttgatcatgaacgctccctgaagtgtcttcattgcagtagcttgctcttcacttgtgtcattgtacatgttcatcgctttgttgagcacatcatatgactccttcaatctgttcatattgtgaatcagcgaactgttttgtttctttacagcttcacaattttcacaaatcactGGACTCTTCTTTGGAATGGCTTCCTCATCAATTTCGAATTTTGGAACTTCTATCACTTTCCTTCTAATCACCGGTACTgtctcatcatcactactcaccggtgtctttacctttttctttttcttcttttccttctcatcttcactatcgctttctgccatcatcttcagatgttGTGCCATTTGTCTAGCATAGTACTCAGTTCCATCATCATCACTCTCTTCTTCTATTCTGGCAGCAAAAGCTTTGTGAGCTGTATGGGCTGtggcttgatcaggaatataatcatcccaagtaaaattctcccagctaaatccctcgggtagcttttcatcatcttgatcaatcacacaagcttttccatcagctgagacatatttatcccagttgaatggcttcttttcatcttgattaaccacacaagctctctttccagaatcttcaatcacatttcttccatgtgcagtttgagcttgatgttgatgttgttgagatggttgttgagcaacttgatggtagatggcttttcggtagtaatcattgttgttgttgaaaggattctgagctccacttgcttcacggttggtgcactccctcttgaagtgacctttctccctgcaacgaaaacaagtgactttagatttgtcaaaacccaaagtagaaacattagcctcacgaagatcatctctccccgtgatctgcttgaatttctcagctctccttaacacgctggccaaacaccattttatatcatcagctccatctcttcagcatctatctggtcgtaatcctcctttgttagcattggattcccgatacgacctgcaacaaaactgctgtaagattctaaaaccattcccaataaagacatttgatttttagcaacttcatctgaataatcttgatcattctcaagatttaaaacaatattgcactgaagttttcttccattctttgttgctgaaatgttcgcatcaaatgatggaaatgatgagaaacttgtgttgctgcttgatccttttgatgaacttccAGTTGAATTCTTGGCGTTGTAAGCAGTTTCCACTTTTGGAGATAAATTTGTAGATTTCTCATTTAcccctgctttgtagtacaacccgatatcctgttcaccgtcgaaatctttcattcgaacaatctctctttgctccatctcttgagcttccaacttctcaatgaatttgctcaaagTTAACTTGCTAAATCCTTTCttgttcctgagcatcatcaaatatgtcccccatgtttcatgtggtaatGCATCTGCTTGCTTCTCTATCAGTTCTTCATTATCTTTGTTGATGCTTACCCTCTTCATATTCACCAACAAATTacagtatctttcaatgatctgctttgtgctttcattCTTCAATCCAcgaaacaagtcaaattctttctttaacagagatttcttgttcttgatcatctctTGACTACCTACAAACTTTGATCTTAGAGCTTTCCAAATTGAGTACGAGCTTCCGTTGTGTTGCAATAATAccatgatgtcttctttcacagcttgttgtagcagacttaacatcatcttctcatttttgtacttctttTTGTCATCTGCACTCATATCCTTGatcgcaacttcctcttcatcgtcatttaaCGGTCTCACATACTTTGTCTCAACACACTCCCATGCGTCTAggtaattagcttgtacccaattttcgaaacgaccttcccaacccttatattcttcaatgttcatgagcttgggtggtttttgcattgttcccgtttcgttttctagcATTGTGTTCTATGCAATAGTGATCAGGGTAACCGGTGTTGCGAATGCATTGTAAAATTCTTCGTCCATTTTTAGATTTAAAATTTCACACAAAACAGCCttggttcaagcgaaatcaacaatttAAGTGAGATAactgtttggagcggaatcaataAGTTCAACAAGAGCGAAATCACGTCGTAACCAGGAGCGGAATCAACAAGGtgatcaggagcgaaatcagagtgtaatctggagcggaatcacactGAATTCTGGAGCGGAATCACGATGACTATTGGAGCGGAATTACGATGTGTTCTGGAGCGGAATCATGATGTatcctggagcgaaatcagaatgtaTCCTGGAGCGGAATTAGGATTTTGAGTGAAATCAACCTATAATTTCGAACGAAATCACTGTGACGTCATGTTTTCTCGAActcgtttcaagcggaatcacaattaTGTCCAGGTTTAATTCGAATTTGCtgatgaaactttcaaggctttgttagaTACAAATTCTGAGTACACTGTGCAAAAATCAGATCAATTCGACAACCTTTTCCCAGTCAAATTGCAAAAGACAGTgtagaaggtgtagaaaaacagaattttcggctgaattggcaagagctcttcctccttagctctgataccacatgtaggatcagtttcggacccaattgagtctatcagaagaactATTCCTGATTTGAACGGCAGAAACAGacaaatcaggttcaattcaccgagtattcactttaaactgttgattcTATTGATTGAACGACGTTTACAATCGagtcaacacttcggcagcacttcgtggctcaccagAAGACAATCACCCTAAAACTATTCTTAGATTTCGCTCCGAATGACACCCTTTATATAGgtgagctgatttcgctccaacatgtatgagcgaaatcacatctcgagcgaaatcaaaagTTACaccttcgagcgaaatcagcctcTAACCATTACGAGCGGAATCAGGATTATCagggggtttcgctccaaatgacaagatgtcatttggagcggaatcaacttCAAATCCATTTTCTTGAATTCCGTTCCTTGATCTAGCCTATTCTAttctagactcgatacaagacgtagacgacagacggatgcaccaacattctactatttggaaataatattccaaccatggaaggtgtaaaaagctagcttggaagttgtttttccattaaagatcttggagaagccacctatattttgggaataaagatctacaaggatacatcaaggcgcttgataggtttaaactaaagtgcatacattgacaaagtcttgaaaaggttcaagatggagaactgtaagaaaggtttggtacctattcaTGAAGGGACAATATTGAGTGCATCTCAATGttcaagctcaaaggatgagcaagaaagaatgaaaggaatcccataaGCGTCTGCTATAGGATCCATTATGTATGTAATGATATGCACTAGACTGGACAAGtcatgcgctttaagcatgacGAGAAGATACCAGTGAGATCCAAGTAACGGTCATTGGATGACTGTTAAAAgtatattgaaataccttagaaggtctaaggatatgtttctaatATTTTGATCTGGTAaagaggaactcgttgtaaagggttacaggGATGCGAGTTTCGAAACTCATTGTGATGCGTTAAACGGAtacgagtttccaaactgatcgagatgattctcgatcacaatcagggtagcattgtccactacagaatcagaatacatcgccgcttcattgatcGAGATGATTCATGTGGATCTGCCATTTGAATTATTGCCGATCTAGGGGTAATCCTtaccattcaagaccccctagagatctttgtgataacgatggtgcgattgctcaaatcaaggaacctcgtgcacatcaAAAGACTAGGAACATTGAGCAAAGATTCAACTACATAAAGGATGAAGTTGAAGAGAGAAAGATATGTATTCGCgaagttcacaccgatcaaaatattgcggatccactcacgaagctccttgaacgggCAAAGCATGaagggtcatacttgtgccttaggacttcgatattctagtgattggatttgatctattttgaatttggatattggaacaattgttattatgactctttatggtattttgagttatgttccattttagcatgtttaaatccatgaataagttacttattctaaatgtccgtagtcgatcatacttgtgggaacaaatatgaatgtaagactattatgaacttggattggtggatattcattaggtatgaatatagagcaaagtgttgctggcaaagttcatagatatttgtgggatacaaatattggactgactcgctctcaaatgttactgcattgaatcatttgtgattgatcataagtaaatttcagtaaaggagaatatcatagtatcctctgacctaagatacatattgggtcttgatattcaccaaatattatacCTTGACTTAGTTCTTCGATGTTTGTAATAAGACAGTACATGAGGCTAAACTCAGGCGTGGTACAAGGTGaatgtgagagacgtatgtagtcaaggaTGGATTTGCTCCTCTtgttcgttgagagtaagatgtctaaggcctgctaaagttaaatcaacagagaatgatcatactatgtctctggatttaacatgacatctgtaacgaaaggataaatgatagattcacctaaatcatgttcaagtaagggacttggaggggatgatgttattgaatggcacttAGTCATACGTATTAGGGATAGTAAACTGTTGTTAGGTGGtatttactacttgcatcaatcttctatgtatcttgtgcaagcgGGAGaatgttggactctgtatgcccaagacacatactaaattgatgtggctagtacgttatgatccaagtcgggtcatacccaataacaagctagacaaacacctataatatttatttatgatatgatcaaataaataaatattaacacttagaatatttagaaatcggttttctaaataattgcacttgagaaTTAATAAactatatggataatttattttgagagaatattttattttgttatttaatgggttaaataacattttaaaaagGTTGTGAGATATTGCATAAAGTCTTGAACATcgtatgttatattttataaaagttataaaatatatatatacaagacttaattttaaaagaaatttgaaattttaggtGGAGAAGCCATGATTGTGACGCCCCCTTTTGTTCTTCCCTAAGGGATCTCCACCAATAAAATTGCATACAAGATCTTGTACAAATCATAACTTGATTTGGTTATTATAATAAccttctctcacacacacttaGTTACTAGAATTACAAGTGCAAAAAACTCCATAACCTCCTCTAAAAATCGGCCAAGAGAAGGTTTCCAAAGGGGTTTCAAGTTTAATTttaagtgtagaaatcctagcaaaattaaggtgtttgttggaaggcttgtggtatacaagcttgaggtcttctactttgaagatttttattcaaGAATATCATCCTCTTCATATCTTTTACTCTTGGAAGGTAGTATTCTTacaacaccctatggttgtgttttttatagcatgcatgttcgtatatggatccgggttattgggttttacatataaaatgagttttatatcttgaaagtaacatgttttaaataatatttccactgcgtttttattttatatggataaaataactttgataaacatgtgaaaaacccaacaccACTCTCCAATGGATGAAGGACCATCTAATCAGTATCTGGAAACGTAGCAGATTCTAAAGATACCTTTGTTTTTAGAGCCAAAAAACAGTTGTTACATTCCCTGGTTACCTCAAAAAAATGAGAACAAAAATATATGCTCAGTTAACACTATTAAATAAAACCTCATGTACAACTATGTTTATAAATAAACAGTTGTTACATTCCCTAGTTACCTCAAAGAATGTAGTACATTGTTGAGAAAAGTCCTTGACAGAGAAGTTCACAAAATTATCCTCTCTTTGTTCCCATCTTCCAATACCACACTTGTGAATAGCTATCTTAATTTCAAGTTACACATTGAAGAAACTTGTTCGTATGTATATGTTTGCCCCCTGTTCTTATAAAACAAATTCTCTTGCAAAACTATCGGGGTTCGTATGCCTAGTATCATGGTTGTTCTTCCTGTGCTCGTGTCTTTGGGCTTCGATTGTAGAGTCAAAATGCCCCAAGAATTCAACAAGCGTGCAGTCCGGGTTGCAAAACTGCCCAAAGAAATGGTTCTCACTTTCCGAACGCGAGGAAGTACGCATCAACCCAGACATGTGTTCATGACGATAGTACGCAGGGATCCACGAATACCTAATATGATAAATTGACTCTAACCATTCATGATTCACCAAATAAAAATCAACCAATATAACACCCCATTCGGTTTCAAACTGGTCAGAGAGTAATACATCGGTCCAAACAATGGCACACAGCCTCTTCTTAAAATCGGTGCTATTACATAGGGTGGCGCCAACCTAATAAACAAGGAACAACATTAAAAAACTTAAATATCCAAGAAACATGATAAAACGTTATATAAAAGTAAAACTATATCGCTAAACAATATTTCCTACTTTTAGAATATAAAAAACCAATCGGGAATAGATCCACCATAAACCTCGTATTCAGATATAAAAAGCTATAAAAATCCAACAAAAGAATCCAATCAAACAATAAACGTCGTAAACATAAAGAAACAAAGCTCATGTATGCCTAATTTGGTAATTAATAAACCTTGGTAGTAAGTTTGTCCATTATATGCCACATGCAAAGCCTGTTACTACTTTCAGGCCAAGTGTCTTCAATAGCTTTCCTCATCGTTGGGTCTTGATCAGTTACAATCACAGGTAGTGCACGCCCAAATGCCTGCCGAAAGACGTTAACCAACCAGCTATATGTTTCGGCGGTTTCATTACCTATTATAGCAG comes from the Helianthus annuus cultivar XRQ/B chromosome 4, HanXRQr2.0-SUNRISE, whole genome shotgun sequence genome and includes:
- the LOC110933187 gene encoding protein FAR1-RELATED SEQUENCE 5-like, producing the protein MRFITSRKLNPFVAEDDRYLLLANRGINYVQEEAVNALSAIKADGDAKKNFHMFGDIVSFDATYRRNKYNMMFVPFTGIDNHYRNVTLGAAIIGNETAETYSWLVNVFRQAFGRALPVIVTDQDPTMRKAIEDTWPESSNRLCMWHIMDKLTTKLFISEYEVGATLCNSTDFKKRLCAIVWTDVLLSDQFETEWGVILVDFYLVNHEWLESIYHIRYSWIPAYYRHEHMSGLMRTSSRSESENHFFGQFCNPDCTLVEFLGHFDSTIEAQRHEHRKNNHDTRHTNPDSFAREFVL